A genomic window from Denticeps clupeoides chromosome 11, fDenClu1.1, whole genome shotgun sequence includes:
- the LOC114799977 gene encoding cell wall integrity and stress response component 3-like yields the protein MKETMFWTVLITTLLLHAAKAPFTGSCSGRCCPGINLACSADDCSCDEGCSSRHDCCPDFADTCAAPATQPTAATSSSSPTRYSVSTTSSSVSTTKDSVSTTSYSVSTTSSSVSTTKDSVSTTSSSVSTISDSVSTSSSVSTTSDSVSTTTSSPRSTTSDVIKIVAQLRVKLIAPPNATDAAIEAAQTGLLNRIIPNLTGLISLKIKKIKKIK from the exons ATGAAGGAGACGATGTTCTGGACTGTCCTCATCACCACGCTTCTCTTACACGCAGCAAAAGCACCGTTTACAG GTTCGTGTTCTGGTCGATGCTGCCCAGGAATAAATCTCGCCTGCTCTGCAGACGACTGCTCATGTGATGAGGGGTGTTCGTCCAGACACGACTGCTGTCCAGATTTTGCGGATACCTGTGCCGCTCCAG CAACTCAGCCCACTGCAGCCACCAGCAGTAGTTCCCCCACCAGgtacagtgtctccaccaccagctcaAGTGTGTCCACCACCAAggacagtgtctccaccaccagctatagtgtctccaccaccagctcaAGTGTGTCCACCACCAAagacagtgtctccaccaccagctcgAGTGTGTCCACCATCAGTGACAGCGTCTCCACCAGCTCGAGTGTGTCCACCACCAGCGACAGTGTCTCCACTACCACGTCTTCACCCAGGTCCACAACCTCAG ATGTCATCAAAATAGTTGCACAACTGAGAGTGAAATTGATCGCGCCACCAAACGCAACAGATGCTGCGATTGAAGCAGCACAAACG GGCCTCCTGAATCGCATAATACCCAACTTGACTGGCCTCATCTCCTTGAAGATTAAAAAGATCAAaaagattaaatga